Sequence from the Corallococcus sp. EGB genome:
CGCCTCCCGCGACGCCGTGCGCCCCCTGACGTCGCGCCCCATCGACGGGCCGGCGCCCACCAGCCCCACGGGGCCGGGCAGCGTGAAGACCCCCACGGTCCGCAAGCTGGGAGAAGCCCAGGTCCTGGCGCAGGACTCCGCCATCGCGACCGCCGAGTCCGCCCTGGCCCAGGTGGCCGCCAAGGTCCGCGAGGCCCGCCCCCGGGGCATGGACATCCCGTCCGACGCCGAGTTCAACGGCGAACTGCTCCGCCGCGTCCGCGAGGCCCGAGGCCTCACCCTGTCGCAGCTCGCGGACCGCACCCGCATCTCCGTGCGTCACCTGGAGAACGTGGAGGCGGACCGCTACACCGCGCTGCCCACCACCGTGTACCTGCGCGGCATCCTCATGAACCTCGCCCGCGAGCTGGGCCTGGACCCCCTGCGCGTGTCCAAGAGCTACCTCGCGCTGTTCTCCGAGAAACCCGCCAAGCCGGGCCGGTGACCGGCGGTGGGCCAGCCCCCCTCCCGTGCAGCGGGAAAAGTTGACTCGCACGGGGTGGGTGCCTAAGTAGTGGCACGATGACGGAAGAGGAAAAGGTCAAGGCGATGCGACTCGCCCGCGCGATCGCCTCCGATATCTCGCTCTACAACGAGCAGAAGATCATCAAGGGCATCGAGCAGGACAACCTTTTCGAGGTCCTCAAGGAGGAACTGGAAGAGGGGCGCGCGCTCTACAAGAGCCGCGTGAGCGCGGAGATCAGCTCCCAGGCGAACTTCTTCGAGCGCGCCATCAACGACATCGTGCTGCGCTCCAAGGCGCACGTGAAGTCGAAGATCTGGTAGCGCCTCCCGCCGTGGCCTCACCCGACACGCGCGAGCACCGCGCCCTCCCCGAAGCCCGGGGCGAGCGCCTGGATGCGTACCTGGCCCGCGCGTTCCCGGACCTCACCCGGTCCCGCCTCCAGGGCCTCATCGCGGACGGCCACGTGCTGTCCGACGGCAAGCCCGCCAAGGCCGCGCAGCGCCTGCGCGGGGGCGAAGCGCTGACGCTGCACGTCCCCGCCCCCGTCGCCGCCATCCCCCAGGCCGAAGCCCTGCCCGTGTCCGTGCTGCACGAGGACCGTGACCTCGTCGTCGTGGACAAGGCCGCCGGCATGGTGGTGCACCCGGGCGCGGGCCATGCCTCCGGGACGCTCGTCAACGCGCTCCTGCACCGCGTGAAGGACCTGGCCGGCGTGGGCGGCGAGCTGCGCCCCGGCATCGTCCACCGCCTGGACAAGGACACCACCGGCTGCCTCGTCGTCGCCAAGCACGAGCAGGCCCTGGTGGCCCTCCAGAAGGCCTTCAAGACGCGCGAGGTCCAGAAGACGTACCTGGCCCTGGTGCACGGCGTGCCGCCCGAAGAGGGCCGCATCGAGACGCTCTACGGCCGCCACCCCATCCACCGCCAGAAGTTCACCGGCAAGGTGAAGGAGGGCAAGCCCGCCATCACCCTGTTCCGCGTGCGCGAGGCCTTCGATGGCGCCGCGCTGGTGGAGGTGGACCTGCTCACCGGCCGCACGCATCAGATCCGTGTCCACCTGGCGGAGGCCGGCCACCCGCTGCTCTGCGACGCGCTCTACGGCGCCGGCCGCAAGGCGAAGGGCGCGGTGGCGGAGGCCCAGGAGGCGCTGGGCCGTCAGGCGCTGCACGCGTGGCGCCTGTCCTTCCAGCACCCGCGCACCCACAAGACGCTGAACCTGGAGGCCCCCATTCCGGAGGACTTCCAGAAGGCGCTCCAGCGCTTGCGCGAGGCGAGCCTCCCCGCGGGCCCGCCCACGCAGGCGAAGCCCGCGGCGAAGAAGGCTACAGGCCGGAGACGCTGAGCTGCTGCTGGCGGCGGGAGAGGACCTTGATGGGCTGGATGGCCATCACCCGCATGAAGACGGACAAGAGCTCCGGGTCGAACTTCTGGCGCATCTCCGTCCACATCAGCATCAGCGCCACCTCCGGGCCGTACGCGTCGCGGTAGGGACGGCGCGAGGTGAGCGCGTCGTACGCGTCGCAGATGGCGATGATCTTCGCGTATACCCCCAGGTTCGTCTTGGGGATGATCATCTGGATGTTGCCGCGCGCATCCCGCACCGCGGTGCCGTAGTCCGTCTTGTGCTCGAACGTCGTCACCACGCGCAGCAGCGTGGAGCGGCTGAAGCCCTTCTCCATCAGGATGTTCCGCACGCTGATGAGCGGCGCGCGGGCCACCGCCGTCTTCTCGTCCGCGGTGAGCGCGCCGCGCTTGGTGGCCAGCTCCTCCGGCAGCGTCGTCATGCCCGCGTCGTGGAAGAGGGCGATGTAGCCCAGGTCGCGCAGCTGGGGCTTGGTGAGGCCCAGCTCCGCCCCGAACACGATGCACATCAGCGCCACGTTCACCTGGTGGTAGACGAGGTAGTCCTCCTCGCGCTTCTGCGTCGTCATGCCCAGGAAGTGGGTGCGCTGATCGTAGGAGATGTCCACGAAGTCCTGCACCAGGCGCAGCGCCCGCGACGAGCCGATGGGCTTCCCCGCGCGCACGGACTCCAGGTACTTCTGCAGGAAGAACACCGCGCGGGCGTACACGGTCATCGCGTACTTCTTGCGGTCGACCTTCTGGTCGCCCGGCGCGTCCATGTCCTTGTTCAGCTTCTCCCGGAGCTTGGAGAACTTGGCCACGCGCATGTTGAGGAGCTTGCGCCCCTGCAGGCCGTCCTCCTCCGACGTGGCGGACTGCTCCTTGCTGAAGATCCAGATGAAGTTCTTCAGCTCCTGCACCGTGACGGGCTTGGTCAGCGTGATGCCGCCCACGTCCTTGGCGCGCAGCTCCGACAGGAGGTAGCGCTGGTTCTCGATGGAGTTGAGGTCCACCTTCACCAGCATGCCGTTCAGGTAGAACGAGTCCTTGACGCCCGTCAGCTCCAGCCGGCCTTCCTTGCCGATGATCTGATTGATGATGTCCTGGAGCTGGTGGAGCGGCTTTTCGAAGACCGCGTTCTCCGGGTCATACATCTTCACCGAGCGCACGAGCATGTAGAGGCCCGCGAGCATGGAGCGCGACAGGTTCTGGAGCTTCTCGTTGTGCTCGCGCCCGAACTCCCCGAGGTTCTCGCCCTGGGTCTGCTGGGCCTGATTGATCTTCAGGTTGTCGGCCATGGTGTCAGCTCGCTTCTTCCGGGAGCGCCGAGTCCCCGAACAGGGCCTTGCGCGTCTGGTACATCGCCTTGCGCGCCGCGGTGAGGACCTCCAGGGGCTGCGTCTTGTCCTCCACCACGGCCTGCAACATCTTGTAGGACTGGATGGAGCTGGCGCCGCCCAGGCCGGTGATGGCCAGCAGCTTGTCCTCCATCACCCGCCGCTTGTTGAGCAGCGACGGCTTCACCGCCAGCGACTGCTGCATCATGGAGAGCGCGGCGGGCAGGTTGGTGGCCCCGATGGCCGCGTAGACCGCGGCCTTCTCGTCGGACGTCTTCTTGTCCCAGCTGGCGTCGCGCACCACGCGCACCAGGTCCGTGAAGGCCCGCTCGCGGTCGAACTCCGGCAACAGCTTCGCGGCCAGCATGCGCACCTGGGAGACGGAGTCGGTGAGCGCCTCGTGGATGATGCGCCGGGCCTCCGCCGTGCGCCCCCTCCCGATGATCTGCATGACCTCCAGCTTCACCACCAGGTTGGGGCTCTTCATCACCTGGCCGAACATCTTCACCCGCTCCGGGTGGTTGCTCTTCTCCAGGATGTAGACCATGTCGCGCACCGTCTGCGGCCGGTCCGACAACAGGCGCGCGACGAAGGGGTCCGGGATGTCGCGCGCGAACGTGGCCAGCACGTCGCCCAGGAGCGCGCGGTTCTCCGGCAGCTCGATGGTCTCCAGCACGCTGAGCAGCGGCAGCACGGAGTCCGAGCCCAGCGCCTGCAGGTAGCGCGTCACGTCCTGCGGCTGCTTGCTGCGCGTCGTCTTGAG
This genomic interval carries:
- a CDS encoding RluA family pseudouridine synthase, with the protein product MASPDTREHRALPEARGERLDAYLARAFPDLTRSRLQGLIADGHVLSDGKPAKAAQRLRGGEALTLHVPAPVAAIPQAEALPVSVLHEDRDLVVVDKAAGMVVHPGAGHASGTLVNALLHRVKDLAGVGGELRPGIVHRLDKDTTGCLVVAKHEQALVALQKAFKTREVQKTYLALVHGVPPEEGRIETLYGRHPIHRQKFTGKVKEGKPAITLFRVREAFDGAALVEVDLLTGRTHQIRVHLAEAGHPLLCDALYGAGRKAKGAVAEAQEALGRQALHAWRLSFQHPRTHKTLNLEAPIPEDFQKALQRLREASLPAGPPTQAKPAAKKATGRRR
- a CDS encoding HD-GYP domain-containing protein; its protein translation is MADNLKINQAQQTQGENLGEFGREHNEKLQNLSRSMLAGLYMLVRSVKMYDPENAVFEKPLHQLQDIINQIIGKEGRLELTGVKDSFYLNGMLVKVDLNSIENQRYLLSELRAKDVGGITLTKPVTVQELKNFIWIFSKEQSATSEEDGLQGRKLLNMRVAKFSKLREKLNKDMDAPGDQKVDRKKYAMTVYARAVFFLQKYLESVRAGKPIGSSRALRLVQDFVDISYDQRTHFLGMTTQKREEDYLVYHQVNVALMCIVFGAELGLTKPQLRDLGYIALFHDAGMTTLPEELATKRGALTADEKTAVARAPLISVRNILMEKGFSRSTLLRVVTTFEHKTDYGTAVRDARGNIQMIIPKTNLGVYAKIIAICDAYDALTSRRPYRDAYGPEVALMLMWTEMRQKFDPELLSVFMRVMAIQPIKVLSRRQQQLSVSGL